AGTAGCTGAAATTCAGGCCCAAGGTGTGGTTGGTGCCGTAGGTGTCGAAGTCGAAGTTGTCGCCGCTCACGCTGCGGCTGAAATTGTAGGCCAGGCTCACGCGGGGAAAGTAGTTCAGAAAGCTCTGGGTAAGGCCCAGTTCGCCGCGCTTGAGGTCTGCCTTGAGCAGTTTCACCTGGTTGCTCTGTTCCGGTCCCAACTCCGGCAGGCTGTAGTTGTTGTCCGGAACCAGCTCCGCCAGTTCATGGCCGGCATCATCCATGCGCACCAGGCTGAAGAGCTGGGCGCGTTTGGCGGCGATGGAGTTTTCCAGCTGCAGGATGGAGATGCGGGCGTTCATCACGGCGATCTCGCTTTCCTTCACATCAAAGCTGGTGTTCTTGCCCAGTTGGTTCAGCACCTGGGCCTGTTCCCACACGCGGGTTTGGATCTCCAGATTCTTCTGCAGCGAGGAAAGCTGGCGCTGGGTGCTCAGCACATCCAGATAGGCCGTGAAAACGCTGTAGGCATAGGCGCTGGCGCTGGTTTGGCGGGTCAGCTCGGCCTTGGCGGCGTCCAGCTTGGCATACTTGTAGTTGAACCAGGCATCGTCGTTGAGGCTGATGGTTTTGCTGATGGAAAAACCGGCCTGGCTGCTCAGATCGGCGGCGGGTCCGGAATTGTAAAAATCGTTGCTGATGCCAAAATTCACGCCGGCCTCGGGCAACAGGTTCCAGGTGGCGCTGCGGAGGCTGGAGCGGCTGGATTCATAGGCAAGTTCGCTGCGCAGCATGCCATAGCTGTTCTCCAGGCCATGCCCGACGAGCTCGTCCAGGGTGTACTGCTGCGCCAGCAGAGCCAGCGGCAGCAACAGCAGGAGGGTGGTTAGTGCTTTCATGATCTTCATATATCCTTCAAAATAGATGTCTGCGTGCGTCAGGCAGGATGGCCCACGTTACTCATTACCGCACTTTGGGGCTTTTCCTGCATTAATTGTGTACGGCGGAACCATCTTCAGGATGCACTGTTTTTCAAAGCCGCGATACAGACAAGGAAAAATTCTTGCCGGGAAAGCCATGCCATTTTTTCTGGCACTCAAAGACAAAAAATCAAGCCAAGGAGAAATCATGCCCTACAATCTTAGAAACCGCCATTTTCTGACCCTGATGGACTTTTCGCCGCAGGAGATCGGATTCCTTTTGGACCTCTCGCTGAGCCTGAAAAAAGCCAAATACGCGGGAACCGAGCAGCAGCGCCTCAAAGGCAAAAACATCGCCCTGATCTTTGAAAAGGACAGCACCCGCACCCGCTGCGCCTTTGAAGTGGCCGCCCTTGACCAGGGCGCGCACGTCACCTATCTGGGCCCCACCGGCAGCCAGATGGGCAAAAAGGAATCCATCGCCGACACCGCCCGGGTGCTGGGCCGCATGTACGACGGCATCGAATACCGCGGCTACGGCCAGGAGATCGTGGAAGAGCTGGCCCAATACGCCGGCGTGCCTGTCTGGAACGGACTCACAAACGAAGACCACCCCACCCAGGTGCTGGCCGATTTCCTCACCGCCAGGGAACATCTGAACAAGCCGCTGAACGAAATGGTCTTCGTCTATGCCGGTGACGGGCGCAACAACGTGGCCAACGCCCTGATGATCGGCGCCGCCAAAACCGGGATGGATTTCCGCATCGTGAGCCCCAAATCCCTCTTCCCGGAAGCCGCGCTGCTGAAGAAATGCAAGGATGTGGCCAAAACCACCGGCGCCACCATCACCATCACCGACGACATCGCCAAAGGCGTGAAGAATGCCGATGTGATCTACACCGACGTCTGGGTCTCGATGGGAGAACCGGACAGCGTTTGGGCCGAGCGCATCAAGCTGCTCAAACCCTATCAGGTGAACGCCGCCATGATGAAAAAAACCGGCAAGCCCAGCACCCTCTTCATGCACTGCCTGCCCGCGTTCCACGACCTCAAGACCACTGTAGGCAAGCAGATCAACGCCAAGTTCAAGCTCAGCGCCATGGAGGTTACCGACGAGGTGTTCGAATCGCCCAACTCCGTGGTCTTCGACGAGGCGGAAAACCGCATGCACACGATCAAGGCCGTGATGGTTGCCACCCTGGGCAGCTGATCACTTCCATCATATTGAAACAAAGCCGGCGGATCGCTCTGCCGGCTTTATCATTGATGGGTGGGATACCTATTTCACCAAGGCGATCCGCCGCTGCACGGAGTTTCCTCCCTGGCTGGCGCGGATGATGTAGATGCCGCTGGAGGCCGGTCTGCCGTGGTTGTCCAAGCCGTCCCAGCGCTGCACCACGGATTTGGGGCTGTTGCCGTGGAAGAGGGTTTTCACCAGCTGGCCGCGGAGGTTGTAGATCTCCACCAGCACGGGCTGGGCGTTATTTTTCAGCTCCAGCCGGAAGCTGGTTTCGCCTTTGAAGGGGTTGGGGTAATTCGGAGCCAGGGAAATACCCGCGCCGGGTACCAGCCCGGGATCGTCGGCCGCGCTCACTGTTTCGCCGAAATACTGGGTTAAAACGTATTCCACCAATTCCCGTGCGTCGTCCTGATAGATGTTGTAAAGTGGAAAACTCACTCCGCAGACCTTGCCGCTTTGGTTCAGGTTCAGCACCCCCACCGGCAGGCCGCCCATCGCGCCCTGGGGCGTGTCGTCAGCGTAATCCGTGCCGTAGTTGTAGATGGTGGCGCAGCCTGGGCTGGGGCTGATGCTTTCCACGCGGATGATGTGTCCGTTCAGGCTGGTGGTGGTCTTGTCCGGGTCCACGTTCACGGAGGGAAACTGGTCGTGCACGGGAACGGCGAAGCGGAAGCGGGCTGTGTTGCCGGCGTAATCGGCCGCTGCGATCCCGATCGTTTCATAGATGAAGGAATCGCTGTTGAAATTGCCCGGATAGTTGGAATTCAGCTCGAAAGCCAGCGAGGGGAAGTACACGCTGAAGAACAGGTTGCCCCCGGCCTGGATATACTGCTGCAGCGCTTCCCGCGCGAAATAGGGATAGTCCATGCTGGCCTGGTCGTTCCCATGCCAGATGATGGATGAGAAGACGCCGATGTCGGCCAGGCGCAGGTTTTCAGCCAGGGAGTTGAGGTCCAGTTCGGTGGTGGCAAAGCTCGCGGCTGCCAGGGCGTAAAAATCGTCCGCCTGCTGGTCCGTGGGTTGGAAGGGATTGGTTCCGCCCATGTTTTCCGTCTCATCCACGATCAGCACACCCTGGTCCAGCGTCACGGGGCGGCTTTTCACCACCTGCGCGAAAGGACCGGCGTTGCCGCCCTGGTCCACCGCGCGGAGGCTGTAATGATAGTAGTTGAGCGAGCCCACCACATCGTTGTCCAGATATTCGCTGGCGGTGATCAGCCCGCCGATCTGCGTTCCCAGTTCGCCCTGGATCTGCGAGCGGTAAAGCTGGTAGCCGGCCAGGTCATGTTCGTGGTTGTCGTCCCAGTCCAGAGCGATGCTCTGATACTGTGGCTGGTCAGCAAAATTCTGCGGTTCCAGCGGCACGGAGAGCGGCACAGCGGAGGTATAGACCAGATAGCTTTCGTTGCCGAAGTTGTCCACGGAGCCCACCGCGAAATGGTACAGCTGGCCCTGCGTGAGGCCCTGCACCGCCAGATAGTTGGCGGAAGTGGCCACGGGCGTTCCCCAGCTGCCGAAAACCGTGCTGTGATATACGTTGTAAGAGCTGATCAGGGGGTCGCCCAAATCCTCCCAACTCAGCAGGACGGTGGAGCCGTCGCCCCAATCCTGCGCTGTAAGGCCCACCGGGGCCGAAGGCATGTCCGCGAAGGAGGCGGCGCAGGCCACGGAGGCCTTGATCACTTCCGCGCAGTAAGCGGGATTGAGGTTCACCACCAAGTCCTGGGCGGAGTGATAGACGGGCGAGAAGTCGTCTTCGAAAAAGTAGATCACGTGGTAGCCGTTCTGCCAGAAGGGATGGCTGTCGCTGCTGCCGCTGTTCATGCTGCCGTAATAGGCATCCAGGTCCGTGTACTGTTCAGTGATCTGGGCCGCGTAGGCGCTGTGGTCCAGCGAGCCATCGTAAGGCATCAGGCGCACCTGCCAGGGCTGGGGCCCGGTTTCGTTGG
The sequence above is drawn from the Candidatus Cloacimonadota bacterium genome and encodes:
- a CDS encoding TolC family protein; translation: MKALTTLLLLLPLALLAQQYTLDELVGHGLENSYGMLRSELAYESSRSSLRSATWNLLPEAGVNFGISNDFYNSGPAADLSSQAGFSISKTISLNDDAWFNYKYAKLDAAKAELTRQTSASAYAYSVFTAYLDVLSTQRQLSSLQKNLEIQTRVWEQAQVLNQLGKNTSFDVKESEIAVMNARISILQLENSIAAKRAQLFSLVRMDDAGHELAELVPDNNYSLPELGPEQSNQVKLLKADLKRGELGLTQSFLNYFPRVSLAYNFSRSVSGDNFDFDTYGTNHTLGLNFSYSLWNQFRQGETNKRGDLAQRLAELEIQQQIDEIDRQYATLTQELAYLNRLDELYGEKLAQSESQIRVAEERFRLGLIELLELDKTRVEFINSEIAYNNNRYQILARQEAINNLLSQKIQGKW
- a CDS encoding M20/M25/M40 family metallo-hydrolase, which translates into the protein MKRFITLAALLPLCLALWANTFVAGIPVERIRSAPEQSLNESMRQLDQAGCAILHYDSELAIALVPEGKFQAFRLTELDEAHKLYLIGKIPGQGQPELGAGGRLLLELSDAYLIESGLDEIQLRELIDHPFTRLGPEPLRFSQTALTSPSGHSARTDIDQMIALVNAASVQSTIQSLQDFQTRYARADNRLQVAQWIQQKFLSYGVTDVVLQEFLWQNTSQYNVVATIPGTIYPNQYIVVGGHHDSISNNSDPYVFAPGADDNASGSVSALEMARVMMASGYQPRTSIRFVTFAAEEFGLWGSKHHAQTAYLAGENIRLMINHDMIANETGPQPWQVRLMPYDGSLDHSAYAAQITEQYTDLDAYYGSMNSGSSDSHPFWQNGYHVIYFFEDDFSPVYHSAQDLVVNLNPAYCAEVIKASVACAASFADMPSAPVGLTAQDWGDGSTVLLSWEDLGDPLISSYNVYHSTVFGSWGTPVATSANYLAVQGLTQGQLYHFAVGSVDNFGNESYLVYTSAVPLSVPLEPQNFADQPQYQSIALDWDDNHEHDLAGYQLYRSQIQGELGTQIGGLITASEYLDNDVVGSLNYYHYSLRAVDQGGNAGPFAQVVKSRPVTLDQGVLIVDETENMGGTNPFQPTDQQADDFYALAAASFATTELDLNSLAENLRLADIGVFSSIIWHGNDQASMDYPYFAREALQQYIQAGGNLFFSVYFPSLAFELNSNYPGNFNSDSFIYETIGIAAADYAGNTARFRFAVPVHDQFPSVNVDPDKTTTSLNGHIIRVESISPSPGCATIYNYGTDYADDTPQGAMGGLPVGVLNLNQSGKVCGVSFPLYNIYQDDARELVEYVLTQYFGETVSAADDPGLVPGAGISLAPNYPNPFKGETSFRLELKNNAQPVLVEIYNLRGQLVKTLFHGNSPKSVVQRWDGLDNHGRPASSGIYIIRASQGGNSVQRRIALVK
- the argF gene encoding ornithine carbamoyltransferase, whose product is MPYNLRNRHFLTLMDFSPQEIGFLLDLSLSLKKAKYAGTEQQRLKGKNIALIFEKDSTRTRCAFEVAALDQGAHVTYLGPTGSQMGKKESIADTARVLGRMYDGIEYRGYGQEIVEELAQYAGVPVWNGLTNEDHPTQVLADFLTAREHLNKPLNEMVFVYAGDGRNNVANALMIGAAKTGMDFRIVSPKSLFPEAALLKKCKDVAKTTGATITITDDIAKGVKNADVIYTDVWVSMGEPDSVWAERIKLLKPYQVNAAMMKKTGKPSTLFMHCLPAFHDLKTTVGKQINAKFKLSAMEVTDEVFESPNSVVFDEAENRMHTIKAVMVATLGS